A stretch of Prunus dulcis chromosome 6, ALMONDv2, whole genome shotgun sequence DNA encodes these proteins:
- the LOC117630870 gene encoding probable serine/threonine-protein kinase PBL5 isoform X1 translates to MSCFCCTEKSTEESKKKNTNINGNKPNHQEVNSNGNVKKELGVKKEEASKDDQLSLDAKEWNIKEEVSKDGKTNGKRAQTFTFDELAAATDDFRSDCFLGEGGFGKVYKGHLEKINQVVAIKQLDRNGCQGIREFVVEVLTLSLADHPNLVKLIGFCAEGDQRLLVYEYMPLGSLENHLHDLSPSRKALDWNTRMKIAAGAARGLEYLHEKMQPPVIYRDLKCSNILLGEGYYPKLSDFGLAKVGPSGDKTHVSTRVMGTYGYCAPDYAMTGQLTFKSDVYSFGVVLLELITGRKAIDNTKPVKEQNLVAWARPLFRDRKRFSQMVDPLLQGQYPVRGLYQALAIAAMCVQEQPNMRPVITDIVTALNYLASQKYDPQIHPVQSSRRGSSSPRGRRDDDIRQIGGNGLERD, encoded by the exons ATGAGCTGCTTTTGCTGCACTGAGAAATCAACCgaagaatcaaagaagaaaaataccaACATCAACGGCAACAAACCCAATCATCAAG AAGTGAATTCAAATGGGAATGTTAAAAAGGAATTGGGTGTAAAAAAGGAGGAGGCCTCTAAGGATGACCAGTTATCGTTGGATGCAAAGGAGTGGAATATAAAGGAGGAGGTTTCTAAGGATGGAAAAACCAACGGCAAGCGAGCACAGACATTTACATTTGATGAACTTGCAGCAGCAACTGACGATTTCAGGTCTGATTGCTTTCTGGGTGAAGGAGGATTCGGAAAAGTTTACAAGGGTCACTTAGAGAAAATTAACCAG GTTGTTGCTATCAAGCAGCTTGATCGTAATGGGTGCCAAGGGATTAGAGAGTTTGTTGTCGAAGTATTGACACTAAGTCTGGCTGACCACCCTAATCTCGTCAAATTGATTGGGTTTTGTGCCGAGGGAGATCAGAGGCTATTGGTTTATGAATATATGCCATTAGGATCCTTGGAAAACCATTTGCATG ATCTTTCACCCAGCAGGAAAGCGCTCGATTGGAATACAAGAATGAAGATAGCAGCTGGTGCAGCAAGGGGTTTAGAGTATCTGCATGAGAAAATGCAGCCCCCTGTTATATATCGTGATCTGAAATGCTCAAACATTTTGCTTGGTGAGGGGTATTATCCAAAGCTATCTGATTTTGGCTTGGCCAAAGTAGGTCCCAGTGGAGATAAGACTCATGTTTCTACTAGGGTTATGGGCACGTATGGGTATTGTGCACCTGATTATGCAATGACAGGTCAGCTGACTTTTAAGTCGGATGTTTATAGCTTTGGGGTTGTTCTTTTGGAGCTTATCACAGGAAGGAAAGCTATTGATAATACAAAACCTGTCAAAGAGCAGAACCTGGTAGCATGG GCAAGACCGCTGTTTAGAGACCGGAAGAGATTTTCACAAATGGTGGATCCGTTGCTCCAAGGTCAGTATCCTGTCAGGGGACTATACCAAGCCCTTGCTATTGCTGCAATGTGCGTCCAGGAGCAGCCCAATATGCGGCCTGTCATAACAGATATAGTTACAGCGTTGAATTACCTTGCTTCCCAGAAATATGACCCCCAAATACATCCAGTTCAAAGCTCGAGAAGGGGTTCATCTTCTCCTAGAGGGAGGAGAGATGATGATATAAGGCAGATTGGAGGTAACGGACTGGAGAGAGACTGA
- the LOC117630870 gene encoding probable serine/threonine-protein kinase PBL5 isoform X2, whose amino-acid sequence MSCFCCTEKSTEESKKKNTNINGNKPNHQVNSNGNVKKELGVKKEEASKDDQLSLDAKEWNIKEEVSKDGKTNGKRAQTFTFDELAAATDDFRSDCFLGEGGFGKVYKGHLEKINQVVAIKQLDRNGCQGIREFVVEVLTLSLADHPNLVKLIGFCAEGDQRLLVYEYMPLGSLENHLHDLSPSRKALDWNTRMKIAAGAARGLEYLHEKMQPPVIYRDLKCSNILLGEGYYPKLSDFGLAKVGPSGDKTHVSTRVMGTYGYCAPDYAMTGQLTFKSDVYSFGVVLLELITGRKAIDNTKPVKEQNLVAWARPLFRDRKRFSQMVDPLLQGQYPVRGLYQALAIAAMCVQEQPNMRPVITDIVTALNYLASQKYDPQIHPVQSSRRGSSSPRGRRDDDIRQIGGNGLERD is encoded by the exons ATGAGCTGCTTTTGCTGCACTGAGAAATCAACCgaagaatcaaagaagaaaaataccaACATCAACGGCAACAAACCCAATCATCAAG TGAATTCAAATGGGAATGTTAAAAAGGAATTGGGTGTAAAAAAGGAGGAGGCCTCTAAGGATGACCAGTTATCGTTGGATGCAAAGGAGTGGAATATAAAGGAGGAGGTTTCTAAGGATGGAAAAACCAACGGCAAGCGAGCACAGACATTTACATTTGATGAACTTGCAGCAGCAACTGACGATTTCAGGTCTGATTGCTTTCTGGGTGAAGGAGGATTCGGAAAAGTTTACAAGGGTCACTTAGAGAAAATTAACCAG GTTGTTGCTATCAAGCAGCTTGATCGTAATGGGTGCCAAGGGATTAGAGAGTTTGTTGTCGAAGTATTGACACTAAGTCTGGCTGACCACCCTAATCTCGTCAAATTGATTGGGTTTTGTGCCGAGGGAGATCAGAGGCTATTGGTTTATGAATATATGCCATTAGGATCCTTGGAAAACCATTTGCATG ATCTTTCACCCAGCAGGAAAGCGCTCGATTGGAATACAAGAATGAAGATAGCAGCTGGTGCAGCAAGGGGTTTAGAGTATCTGCATGAGAAAATGCAGCCCCCTGTTATATATCGTGATCTGAAATGCTCAAACATTTTGCTTGGTGAGGGGTATTATCCAAAGCTATCTGATTTTGGCTTGGCCAAAGTAGGTCCCAGTGGAGATAAGACTCATGTTTCTACTAGGGTTATGGGCACGTATGGGTATTGTGCACCTGATTATGCAATGACAGGTCAGCTGACTTTTAAGTCGGATGTTTATAGCTTTGGGGTTGTTCTTTTGGAGCTTATCACAGGAAGGAAAGCTATTGATAATACAAAACCTGTCAAAGAGCAGAACCTGGTAGCATGG GCAAGACCGCTGTTTAGAGACCGGAAGAGATTTTCACAAATGGTGGATCCGTTGCTCCAAGGTCAGTATCCTGTCAGGGGACTATACCAAGCCCTTGCTATTGCTGCAATGTGCGTCCAGGAGCAGCCCAATATGCGGCCTGTCATAACAGATATAGTTACAGCGTTGAATTACCTTGCTTCCCAGAAATATGACCCCCAAATACATCCAGTTCAAAGCTCGAGAAGGGGTTCATCTTCTCCTAGAGGGAGGAGAGATGATGATATAAGGCAGATTGGAGGTAACGGACTGGAGAGAGACTGA
- the LOC117630107 gene encoding enoyl-[acyl-carrier-protein] reductase, mitochondrial isoform X1, which yields MASLVRSATLRFLKPLGNLTLNYAVNHPRTQTLSFRAFLTTLSPPSKAVVYEQHGPPDRVTRVIQLPPVEVKENDVCVKMLAAPINPSDINRIEGVYPVRPQVPAVGGYEGVGEVHSVGAAVKGLLPGDLVIPSPPSFGTWQTYIVKDQSVWYKINKKSPLEYAATITVNPLTALRMLEDFVTLNEGDAIVQNGATSIVGQCIIQLAHHRGIHNINIIRDRTGSDEVKEKLKNLGADEVFTESQLEVKNVKGLLSGIPEPALGFNCVGGNAASLVLKFLGRGGTMVTYGGMSKKPITVSTSSFIFKDLSLRGFWLQNWMSTEKAKECRVLIDSLLDLAREGKLKYEMELVPFDNFNAAIDKALGKQGSQPKQVINFQL from the exons atggcGTCTCTGGTTCGATCGGCGACTCTCAGATTTCTCAAACCACTCGGCAATCTCACGCTAAACTACGCCGTTAACCACCCGCGAACCCAAACCCTAAGCTTCCGGGCGTTCTTGACGACCTTGTCGCCGCCGTCAAAGGCTGTGGTGTACGAGCAACACGGTCCTCCCGATAGGGTCACCAG AGTGATACAGTTGCCACCAGTTGAAGTGAAAGAGAACGATGTGTGCGTGAAAATGTTGGCTGCTCCAATCAACCCTTCTGATATTAATCGAATTGAAg GGGTATACCCTGTGAGGCCACAAGTGCCAGCAGTTGGAGGATATGAAGGTGTAGGAGAAGTACATTCGGTCGGGGCTGCAGTTAAGGGTCTCTTGCCCGGGGATTTAGTCATCCCATCTCCGCCTTCTTTTG GGACATGGCAGACTTATATTGTGAAGGATCAGAGTGTatggtacaaaataaataagaaatcaCCCCTGGAATATGCCGCCACTATTACGGTTAATCCTTTGACTGCTCTAAGAATGCTTGAAGACTTCGTTACTTTAAACGAAG GAGATGCTATTGTTCAAAATGGAGCCACAAGCATTGTAGGGCAGTGCATTATTCAGCTTGCGCACCATCGTGGCATCCATAACATTAATATAATAAGGGACAG GACTGGGTCTGATGAAGTAAAAGAGAAACTCAAAAACCTTGGTGCTGATGAAGTTTTTACTGAGAGTCAACTGGAAGTCAAGAATGTCAAGGGTCTTCTG TCTGGTATACCTGAACCTGCATTAGGATTTAACTGCGTTGGAGGCAATGCTGCTTCTTTGGTTCTTAAATTTTTGGG GCGGGGCGGAACTATGGTGACATATGGTGGAATGTCTAAGAAACCCATTACTGTATCAACAtcatctttcatttttaag GATCTTTCCTTGAGGGGATTCTGGTTGCAGAATTGGATGAGTACAGAGAAGGCAAAAGAGTGTAGAGTTTTGATAGATTCCCTCCTGGACCTAGCACGGGAAGGGAAGTTAAAATATGA